A single genomic interval of Christensenellaceae bacterium 44-20 harbors:
- a CDS encoding zf-HC2 domain-containing protein yields the protein MDCKMFSSMIDDYLDDALPGEQRALFLAHAADCRACKKELEHAQNMLEALRKSAADAPDFIAPAIRKIRRQAGARRKRAAAFAGIAAVLLISGMFLFENMNLYARKDLPMAQNECAGGYTSEDCALPAEQQPEESGQEMKYRSASYSAFDADILVLEEAQAQQLLEFLKDREITLEPAEGGSYLPIEGMREVLLPFFEYSDIAVDLEQYRALFLPGV from the coding sequence ATGGATTGCAAAATGTTTTCCTCCATGATAGATGATTATTTGGATGATGCTTTGCCTGGGGAGCAGAGAGCGCTTTTTCTGGCGCATGCGGCCGATTGCAGAGCATGCAAAAAGGAGCTGGAGCACGCGCAGAATATGCTGGAAGCCCTGCGAAAGAGCGCAGCCGATGCTCCGGATTTTATCGCTCCGGCCATTCGGAAAATCCGCCGGCAGGCGGGCGCGAGAAGAAAAAGAGCCGCGGCCTTTGCAGGCATTGCGGCCGTCCTGCTCATCAGCGGCATGTTCTTATTTGAGAATATGAATTTATATGCGCGCAAAGATCTGCCGATGGCGCAGAACGAATGCGCAGGCGGATACACCAGCGAAGATTGCGCCCTGCCAGCCGAGCAGCAGCCCGAGGAGAGTGGGCAGGAGATGAAATACCGCAGCGCTTCCTACAGCGCGTTTGACGCGGATATTCTGGTTTTAGAGGAGGCACAGGCGCAGCAGCTGCTGGAATTTCTAAAAGACCGAGAGATAACCCTGGAGCCGGCAGAAGGCGGAAGTTATTTGCCCATAGAGGGAATGCGGGAAGTGCTTTTGCCGTTTTTTGAATACAGCGATATTGCCGTGGATTTGGAGCAATATCGAGCGCTGTTTTTACCAGGAGTTTAA